One genomic region from Argentina anserina chromosome 2, drPotAnse1.1, whole genome shotgun sequence encodes:
- the LOC126783570 gene encoding NAC domain-containing protein 2-like, with protein MSSELQLPPGFRFHPTDEELVKHYLCRKCQSQPISVPIIAEIDLYKYDPWKLPGLALYGEKEWYFFSPRDRKYPNGSRPNRAAGSGYWKATGADKPIGLPKPVGIKKALVFYAGKAPRGEKTNWIMHEYRLADVDRTPRKKNSLRLDDWVLCRIYNKKGSPLQPPISQQAVSGGSEFEDVKPGNLMACPPPPPAVASTRPSEYVYFENSDSVPRLHTDSSCSEHVVSPEFQSEVQSEPKWKEWEKALEFPYNYGDATLGNNFGAEFQGGNQMSPLQDIFMYLQKPY; from the exons ATGTCGTCGGAGTTACAGCTACCCCCAGGCTTCCGGTTCCACCCCACCGACGAGGAGCTTGTGAAGCACTACCTCTGCCGGAAATGTCAGTCCCAGCCAATCTCGGTGCCTATTATCGCCGAAATTGATCTCTACAAATACGACCCCTGGAAGCTTCctg GTTTGGCTTTGTACGGAGAGAAAGAGTGGTACTTCTTTTCACCGAGGGACCGGAAATACCCGAACGGTTCAAGGCCGAACCGGGCGGCCGGGAGTGGGTACTGGAAGGCGACCGGAGCCGATAAGCCGATTGGGCTTCCGAAGCCAGTCGGGATCAAAAAGGCTCTGGTATTCTACGCCGGAAAAGCTCCTAGAGGTGAGAAGACGAATTGGATTATGCACGAGTATCGCCTCGCCGACGTGGATCGAACTCCGCGCAAAAAGAACAGCTTGAGG CTGGATGATTGGGTTCTCTGCCGCATATACAACAAAAAAGGTTCTCCGCTACAGCCGCCGATAAGTCAGCAGGCGGTAAGTGGGGGATCGGAATTCGAGGATGTCAAGCCGGGGAATCTGATGGCCTGCCCACCTCCGCCGCCGGCGGTGGCCTCCACGCGCCCgagtgagtatgtttactttgaGAATTCAGACTCGGTGCCGCGGCTGCACACGGACTCGAGCTGCTCGGAGCACGTGGTGTCGCCGGAGTTCCAGAGCGAGGTGCAGAGCGAGCCCAAGTGGAAGGAGTGGGAGAAGGCCCTCGAGTTTCCTTATAATTACGGGGATGCCACTCTAGGAAATAATTTCGGCGCGGAGTTCCAGGGCGGGAATCAGATGTCGCCGCTGCAGGATATATTCATGTACCTGCAGAAGCCTTATTGA
- the LOC126782326 gene encoding E3 ubiquitin ligase BIG BROTHER-related: MEGKDESKQPNPRSLIPRSELNQVSSDFILAMSMHEQEQAYRMLETIESESEEDEEDQDDNDQIHDDDDDTTSSDEFYHQDDADFFELLEDENGSDSDLEMGEDEFGDLDVDELSYEELLALGEFIGEEKRGLPSNEISTCLHPHTYRLSPVSQSKNSIIDKCVICQYEYEDGEALAALPCEHPYHLECISNWLQIKKCCPICSTEVSSSSSKTKIV, from the coding sequence ATGGAGGGAAAAGACGAGTCCAAGCAACCAAATCCCCGGAGCTTAATCCCTCGCTCCGAGCTCAACCAAGTCAGCTCAGATTTCATTCTAGCCATGAGTATGCACGAGCAAGAGCAGGCATACAGGATGCTAGAAACAATTGAAAGTGAAagcgaagaagatgaagaagaccaGGATGACAATGATCAAattcatgatgatgatgatgatactaCTTCCTCTGATGAATTCTATCATCAAGATGATGCTGATTTCTTTGAGCTTCTCGAGGACGAAAATGGAAGCGACAGTGACCTAGAAATGGGGGAAGACGAATTTGGTGATCTCGATGTGGATGAACTGTCTTATGAGGAATTGTTAGCGCTTGGAGAGTTCATAGGGGAAGAGAAAAGAGGTCTGCCCAGCAATGAAATTTCTACATGTCTGCATCCCCACACATACAGATTATCTCCAGTTTCTCAAAGCAAGAATAGCATTATTGATAAGTGTGTGATATGTCAATATGAGTATGAAGATGGCGAAGCTTTGGCTGCATTGCCTTGTGAGCACCCTTATCATTTGGAGTGTATAAGCAACTGGCTTCAGATCAAAAAGTGTTGCCCGATTTGCAGCACAGAAGTTTCATCATCGTCGTCCAAAACCAAAATTGTATAG